Proteins encoded by one window of Lycium barbarum isolate Lr01 chromosome 11, ASM1917538v2, whole genome shotgun sequence:
- the LOC132616489 gene encoding ubiquitin domain-containing protein DSK2b-like, giving the protein MSTGNGDASSTAAADCEGVTINIRCSSGSKFTVQVRLDSTVGSFKSKLAEHANIAVEQQRLIYKGRILKDDQILQSYGLEADHTVHLVRGSAPAPSANPGSATNAGGPNTVQNAPRDAASDAGGPFPGPGLGASMFPGLGSAAGGGGLFGAGLPDFEQVQQQLTQNPDMMRDMLNMPLVQNLMNNPETIRNMIMNNPQMREIMDRNPELAHVLNDPATLRQTMEAARNPEIMREMMRNTDRAMSNIESSPEGFNMLRRMYENVQEPFLNASTLSGDARNDVGSNPFAALLGAQGGGQGRQQSNNPPTTGSETTDNVPAPNTNPLPNPWASAGTGAAQANTTARSNTAGDTRAAPPGLGGLASPGLEQMLGGMPGTGGMPDTTSLNQMMQNPAVSQMMQSLLSNPQYMNQVLGLNPQLRSMLDSNPQLREMMQNPEFIRQLTSPETMQQLATFQQGLASQLGQQQTNQQPGQNAGGAALGNPGMEMLMNMFGGLGTGGLGVPNRPNVPPEELYATQLTQLQEMGFFDTQENIRALTATAGNVHAAVERLLGNLGQ; this is encoded by the exons ATGAGTACCGGCAACGGAGATGCTAGTTCTACGGCGGCGGCAGACTGCGAAGGTGTTACGATTAATATCCGATGTTCAAGCGGGTCGAAATTTACGGTTCAGGTTAGACTTGATTCAACGGTTGGATCGTTTAAGTCGAAACTTGCAGAACACGCAAACATTGCTGTTGAACAACAGAGATTGATCTATAAAGGTCGGATCTTAAAGGATGATCAAATTTTACAAAGTTACG GTCTGGAGGCGGATCACACTGTTCATTTGGTTCGAGGTTCTGCCCCAGCTCCCTCTGCAAACCCTGGAAGTGCAACCAATGCTGGAGGTCCAAATACTGTTCAGAATGCACCACGAGATGCTGCTTCTGATGCAGGTGGACCATTTCCAGGACCAGGCCTTGGAGCTTCAATGTTTCCTGGTCTTGGAAGTGCTGCTGGTGGTGGTGGTTTGTTTGGAGCTGGGCTTCCAGATTTTGAGCAAGTCCAGCAGCAGTTAACTCAAAACCCCGACATGATGAGAGATATGTTGAATATGCCTCTTGTTCAGAATTTAATGAATAACCCTGAAACCATCCGCAACATGATCATGAACAATCCCCAAATGCGAGAGATCATGGATCGTAATCCTGAGCTTGCTCACGTACTCAATGATCCTGCTACTCTTCGACAGACAATGGAGGCTGCACGAAACCCTGAAATTATGCGTGAGATGATGCGCAATACAGACAGGGCCATGAGCAATATTGAATCTTCTCCTGAGGGATTTAACATGCTGAGGCGTATGTATGAAAATGTCCAGGAGCCATTCCTAAACGCATCAACATTGTCTGGAGATGCAAGAAATGATGTGGGGTCTAACCCATTTGCAGCTCTTTTGGGAGCACAAGGTGGTGGACAAGGCAGACAGCAGTCAAACAATCCTCCAACTACTGGTTCTGAGACAACTGATAATGTGCCTGCCCCAAATACTAATCCACTTCCTAATCCTTGGGCATCTGCAGGCA CTGGAGCTGCCCAAGCCAATACCACTGCTAGGTCAAATACTGCTGGCGATACCAGGGCTGCACCACCTGGCTTAGGTGGGCTTGCTTCCCCAGGTTTGGAGCAAATGCTAGGTGGCATGCCTGGTACAGGTGGCATGCCTGATACCACTTCTCTAAATCAAATGATGCAGAACCCTGCCGTCTCACAAATGATGCAATCTCTCCTTTCAAATCCTCAGTACATGAACCAG GTTTTAGGGCTGAACCCACAACTTAGAAGCATGCTCGATTCCAACCCACAGCTTAGAGAAATGATGCAAAATCCTGAATTTATTCGTCAATTGACATCACCTGAGACAATGCAG caaCTTGCGACTTTTCAGCAAGGGCTTGCATCTCAACTTGGGCAACAGCAAACAAACCA ACAGCCGGGGCAAAATGCTGGTGGAGCAG CACTTGGAAACCCGGGAATGGAAATGCTTATGAACATGTTTGGTGGACTTGGGACCGGGGGCTTGGGTGTCCCCAACAGACCTAATG TGCCCCCAGAGGAATTATACGCTACTCAGCTAACGCAGTTACAAGAAATGGGTTTCTTTGACACTCAAGAAAATATCCGCGCACTGACTGCTACTGCAGGCAATGTTCATGCTGCAGTAGAGCGACTTCTCGGAAATCTTGGACAGTAG